One Streptomyces sp. L2 genomic window carries:
- a CDS encoding DUF2637 domain-containing protein → MRLTDISLNWLLPGAVLLLGMLTAVAVLRRGKRSSGESAGADDSWERSEERRRRKEALYGTASYVLLFCCAAVAAALSFHGLVGFGQQNLGLTGGWEYLVPFGLDGAAMFCSVLAVREASHGDAALGSRILVWTFAGAAAWFNWVHAPRGVDHAGAPQFFAGMSLSAAVLFDRALKQTRRAALREQGLVPRPLPQIRIVRWLRAPRETYKAWSLMLLEGVRSLDEAVEEVREDQQRKEENRLRRREQQRVERAQLKAISRGHRGFVGRGLGRQPEMQAVERGPAPATAEPAISAPEQLPVRSRPSLQPVRKAADPVSTVTVDLTAEDDTMALPRLDSLERKLKDLEQQFG, encoded by the coding sequence ATGAGACTGACCGACATATCGCTGAACTGGCTGCTTCCGGGCGCCGTACTGCTCCTGGGCATGCTGACGGCGGTGGCGGTGCTGCGGCGCGGCAAGCGCTCCTCGGGGGAGAGCGCGGGCGCGGACGACTCGTGGGAGCGCAGCGAGGAGCGCCGCAGGCGCAAGGAGGCCCTGTACGGCACCGCCTCCTACGTGCTGCTGTTCTGCTGTGCGGCGGTCGCCGCCGCCCTCTCCTTCCACGGGCTGGTCGGCTTCGGCCAGCAGAACCTGGGCCTGACCGGCGGGTGGGAGTACCTGGTGCCGTTCGGTCTGGACGGCGCGGCGATGTTCTGCTCCGTGCTCGCGGTGCGCGAGGCCAGCCACGGTGACGCGGCCCTCGGCTCCCGGATACTCGTGTGGACCTTCGCGGGCGCCGCGGCCTGGTTCAACTGGGTGCACGCCCCCCGCGGTGTCGATCACGCGGGCGCTCCGCAGTTCTTCGCCGGTATGTCCCTGTCCGCGGCCGTCCTCTTCGACCGCGCGCTGAAGCAGACCCGCCGGGCGGCGCTGCGCGAGCAGGGCCTGGTCCCGCGTCCGCTGCCGCAGATCCGCATCGTCCGCTGGCTGCGGGCCCCCCGCGAGACCTACAAGGCGTGGTCGCTGATGCTGCTGGAGGGTGTGCGCAGCCTGGACGAGGCGGTCGAGGAGGTGCGCGAGGACCAGCAGCGCAAGGAGGAGAACCGGCTGCGGCGCCGCGAGCAGCAGCGGGTCGAGCGGGCCCAGCTGAAGGCGATCAGCCGGGGGCACCGCGGTTTCGTCGGGCGCGGCCTCGGCCGGCAGCCCGAGATGCAGGCCGTGGAGCGCGGCCCCGCGCCGGCGACCGCGGAGCCTGCCATATCCGCGCCGGAACAACTGCCCGTACGCTCTCGGCCCTCCCTCCAGCCGGTCCGCAAGGCGGCTGACCCGGTGAGCACGGTGACCGTCGACCTCACCGCGGAGGACGACACCATGGCCCTGCCGCGCCTGGACTCCCTGGAGCGCAAGCTGAAGGACCTGGAGCAGCAGTTCGGCTAG